A section of the Enterococcus montenegrensis genome encodes:
- a CDS encoding VOC family protein, which yields MAEFALAAAGLETVALRVKNRNLMIEFYRDIIGFNLKREENELAIFGNAKSKSELLWLEESPYAQDHTGEIKKLQRLCLVIPSEKELADVAQRLIKADYPIKDALADNDATGILVEDPEGNQLEIYFGTKSEHQNPTAFNLADLAQKATGEFPRLSDDVHFDKLHLNTSRLKEQQDFLENVIGLKVQDETSGILALNGGNFHVGLTAGQGGTLDLSTDDVLGLDFLQFRVLPTDILALADHLASLNVAFFIDQKKQIITIYDPTGIEWWFISKDKKRH from the coding sequence ATGGCTGAATTTGCACTAGCGGCGGCAGGGCTTGAGACCGTGGCATTACGCGTTAAAAATCGAAACTTAATGATTGAATTTTATCGCGATATTATTGGTTTTAATTTGAAAAGAGAAGAAAATGAATTAGCAATTTTTGGCAACGCCAAAAGTAAAAGCGAATTGTTGTGGTTGGAAGAAAGTCCTTATGCACAAGACCACACTGGTGAAATTAAGAAATTACAACGGTTGTGTTTGGTGATTCCTTCTGAAAAGGAGTTGGCCGATGTGGCACAACGTCTAATTAAAGCAGACTATCCAATTAAAGATGCATTAGCAGACAACGATGCAACGGGAATTTTAGTTGAAGATCCTGAGGGCAATCAGTTGGAAATTTATTTTGGCACAAAAAGCGAACATCAAAATCCAACAGCGTTTAATCTTGCTGATTTAGCGCAAAAAGCCACAGGAGAATTTCCCCGTTTATCAGATGACGTTCATTTTGATAAACTTCATCTAAATACAAGTCGCTTAAAAGAGCAGCAAGATTTTTTAGAAAATGTTATTGGTCTAAAAGTTCAAGATGAAACGAGTGGTATTTTGGCTTTAAATGGCGGAAACTTCCATGTGGGACTAACGGCTGGTCAAGGAGGAACATTAGATCTTTCAACAGATGATGTTTTAGGGCTTGATTTCTTACAGTTTCGCGTCTTACCTACAGATATCTTAGCTTTAGCAGACCACTTAGCAAGTTTAAACGTTGCGTTTTTCATCGATCAGAAAAAACAAATTATTACAATTTACGATCCAACCGGAATTGAATGGTGGTTCATTAGTAAAGATAAAAAACGGCATTAA